The Oreochromis aureus strain Israel breed Guangdong linkage group 7, ZZ_aureus, whole genome shotgun sequence region TTGGTTCGCTCCTGTGTAAACtggtcaaggaggccatttctGCTTAGTTGATAGGGCGTCTGTGTGTATCATATGGCTACCAGCGATTGCAGATTGGCTCTGAAGTGTTATCACGATTCGACAACCCTAATGTACGTCAAGTAGGCAGCTCtgatctgacacacacaaacacgcagacACATAACCAGAAAACACtcataagaaaaaaatcaatttatGTGATTGCATGCGTGTTTTACTTCTGTTGCTGTTTTGTGTGCCCACGTTAGATCAGTACACCATATTTAAACGAACCCCAGCTAACACCCATACACCTTGAATCTTAACGTTAAAGAGAGCCATAACTCTAATATATATTCATTGTTATTCATTTAGCAGGGATTTACTCTAAAACCTCTCGTTGGCGTTGGCTTTTGTGGCCGTCATTGGCTCAGCCTATTGTTGAGGGAAGGTCAATCTGATTGTTCAAGAGGTCAGACTCATAGAAAATTCAAGCAACGCTGATGTTCAAGCCCAGACATTGTATTTAATGTGTGACAGCAAAATTGTTACTCTGAAAATCTGGTTTTGCGTTTGACTTTGTTTGTTTAGTACTTACAAACCAAGTCACCGTAATTACAAAGTTTCAGATAAATTGATATTGTTTTACATGATTTGAAAAAAATCtgtgtatttacatttttccttACTATTTTATTATACAATGAAATAATACATTTCATTTAATACAATGAAATTTCAGGTTTTAGATTGTCCATTTTATCATTTATACACTaaaatcatttcttttttttctttctaccaAGGTGAAAAATGTTGCTCTTGGCCATTGACATCAACCTTCCCCCATTTTCGGTGTCCTCTCCTTCCCCccaacatacacatacactcataaatatacatgcacctacacagacacacacacacacacacacacatatacttcCTGTCCCTTCTGGTGCCTCTGTCGCGTCACATCGACCAGGGGGCTGGAATCATGCACCTTGACCCTTAACCCTTGATCTATGACCCCTGTcgtctgcctgtgtgtgtgtgtctgtgtctgtgtgtatgcacatAAGACATAAATCTGTTTACACAGTCACACAGTGGGGACCTGCCTCTGTTTTGGGCACAAAAATAAGTCCTCAATATGTAAAGCATTGCATTTTAGTAAGCAGTCTCTCTTTAGATTAAGTAAATATTAGTTATGGTTAGGCTTAGGGTAATTCTCCAGGACATGAATGCAAGTCAGCGCAACGTCTTGTGAAGTCGtgcaaacgtgtgtgtgtgtgtgtgtgtgttttctaggGGACATGAAGCAGCTGCTGGTCTGGATCCAAAggaacctgctgaaggaacgACCTGAGCTATTCGTCCAAGGAGACTCTGTGTGAGTGCACTGGACACACCTGATCTAGATATGTAATTCATTACATTACACTGTcatttgaaaaaacaacaacaaaacaaataaactttCAAATATGATCAAAATAACTCTACGggagcatttttgcattttgtggAACAGTGTGTAGgggagctttaaaaaaaaaaaaaagcatctttccaacagctaaaactgctGAAATGCTGAGGGGGGAGAGTCTAGCCTTCAGGTTGTAGGTTTCAGTAAGATGATTACCTGtgcacacacatcacacatgcttgtgtatttgtatgcacatgcgtgtttgtgtgtgtgtgtgtggatcgTGGGCTCACAGCAGCCTTATAGGATTGGCTGACTTTTACAGCTGCCTTTGTGCAGGACTATTTATAGCACCATCTAACCAGTGAATGGAGAAAAAGACGGGTTACCTATAAACCTTATAGAtgagatgtgtgtttgtgtgtgctttatGCTTGCAGCACACATTGTTTTCTGAGCAAACCATCATTAAGGTGCTGCTTCATTATCTTTTAAAATGCTCcatggatcctgtgtgtgtgatatAGTTTACAAGCTTcgcttttattcttttgttctttgtcaACATTGCCTTGTTTTGGGTGTGCATGCATGCTTTTGCAAATGTGTATTTGTTCTCGCAGGTTCCTCTCATAGAGCATCTAAGAGGTGGATAAGGGACAGATGATCACAGGCATTGTGACTTAAAGTTATCTCttcagtaaagaaaaaaaaacacagtagcATCTTTTATTAAAAGACAGTTGTCTGTAATCCTTCACAATTATGACAgttgttttaaatttatttgttgttgttatttttgggGCCCTAAtaattttcatttacattttctattttttatatcCTCATTTTCTACCTTCTCTTATCACGTTCAGTTTTTGAGGAATTATGACAGATAGTACTTGTAACAATAAGATCAATATGTAACAATATTAATTGCATAGTTGTAAATAAATCACTTCAGATACACTGTATATTACATTAGCAGCAATAAGAACAGCTGCAAAGTGGGGGGGTTGTGAGTCACCATGGCTGTAACATGGAAAACTCACACATATCTCCTAgtcattttatcattttaagagttaaaaataataatgatataaaGCTGATTTGATTGCTTCCTGTCTCTGCATAAATTTTGGCGTTCAGCAGAATTCATCgctttttaaatgtgttgtcCGTGAATGATATTGGTAGAGTTTGTCAGCCTTTGTCAAAGAAATCCCCATGCCATGCACTAACACAAATCTGTAGTTgacaataattatttatttattttttaaaaaaaatatgtatgtaaTTTAATAAACCTGTGTGTAAAACATCATAGTcgtttttaataattattattacagATTGAAATTTGGgaggaaaaacataaaaatctcATACGTTTCGACTTCTCCTTGAAAGATTTTCATCTTTGCACAATACTttattacatatatttttaaatattaagatttttatctcttttgtttttattttaggttttttaggtgttttatttatttatttttttaattaattttttgtaGTAAATTGATGAAATGTTTGTGTATAGCATGTGTGAAATGAGAGCGAGCTACCTGTTTGTACATTTTACACGCGTGTGCGCCTGTGGTTGAATCTGCGTTGCCTTTGGGAGATATGTCTGACTGAAAATGGTGTTGTGTTTTCCCACAGGAGGCCTGGGATCCTGGTACTTATCAATGATGCAGACTGGGAACTAATGGTGAGCACTGGGAAGCTATGTTTACTGTCAGAAttcgtggtgtgtgtgtgtttcctaaCAATATGTAAAATTGTTTCTCGTGAATTTCACTGCAtttaatttcaaattatttGAGATGACATGCTTGCATCTTCAAaactaaaaatgcaaaaaaagaagGGGATGTGGAAagttgacttgttttttttgtttgtttgttttgttttcattttttcagtgtGTTAATGTTTCATATAATCAGGAAGAAGCTGCAGGGCAAGATTGTCCTTGGGGTCTCTTATCTGAACACATATTTACATGAACACACAGTCTGAACGCTACAGTTTAAATGAATTGATTCAATTACAAGACTCGGGATGGGatgtaaatgaaatgaaaagtttGTCATTGATTGGACCCCAGTGGGAACACAGGAGCGattcacacatttattttaataaacagctTTTTCTTCAGCAACTTGTGCAGATTTTTTGATTATCagttattttgtgtgttttctacaCCTCAGGGGGAACTGGACTATCAACTACAAGACCAAGACAACgttgtgtttatttctactCTTCATGGAggataaaaaaattttttttaaaagaagaagacaaggattttaagtgtttcCTAAcagttcagccttttcaccacATCATCTCTTCTTACTCCCCCACCACCACATCCCAGCAACGCATCACCCTATTGGATGTTGCAGATGTGTCAGCCTGCACAGCGACAACTGAGGGGATTGATGATGTTTTACAGGAATGAGGAGAAATTCTCATATAGAAAGATGGAAACTGTTAGAAACTGTTAGACGGGTGTAATGGGAAGCGATACAAATCCTGGTTGCACTGGCCATCTCCCAGGCACCAATGTCAGTATCTACACTTACTGGGTCTGCCTTCATCTCCATGCAGACACTCTTCCTGCCTGTCTGTCCTGAAGGTTAAAAATTAGCTGCAGATCACCACCTTAGAAAAAAACACACGTTACTCCCTCTTCCATTAGTGTTTCAGAGCAATGTATTAACATTTAATAAATGGTTTATTACACACTGACTGTGctttaagtgtttttaaatatgtaaacaaTTAAAACCCACACAAAGATATTTAATATGCTTACATATTTGTTATGTTGCTGTCAATAATGTGTTCATATACAAACAGCCAGTtacatgtttgtttgtatttgacAAATCTATTACTTAACATCCTAAAAACGTATTTGTATCCCCTTGAGAGCATTttttcatctcatgtaaacctTTTATGAAATGTTTTTCCTCAATGTGTTTTGGTTTATATGGCTTAAAAAAAGGTTCCATTTTTTccgttttttacatttttaatttcattgtcTTTAAAATTGTCCTTCGTTTTAATGAATACGTCTATTTGTACCACAGTTTCTGTCACGGCATTTTTTCTgctactgttttttttgttttttgcgctGTTTCAACATTCAGTttatcaggattttttttttttttttttttttttttggcttgtttTGGGGGGCGTGTTTCTAAACCTAGACGCAAGAAAATACTACCAAAAACTACagtaaagaaatatatataaattttatataaatttgTACACTGTCACAGCTGTCGTTTTAAATTTACAAATACCGCATCAATTGCTAGAAATTACCTTTTTTCCGTAGCGATGGACTACTCGTATCATAAATCTAGTCACCGTGTGTTTAGGCAATTACTATTGCACCTTTTTCTATCTGTGTTATttgtataatttaatttttgttacAAATTCCAAAAGCACAATGTGTCTTACTACTTCTGCCAATTACAAAATCTCCCTCCTCCTGCGGAGTCCATTTTTTGGCTGCAAGGTGGTATCACGCACAGGGGCCGCCTATCCAAATGTTTAACACAGTGAGGGTTTTACATCACGCTTCGATAATCCCTGATGATAGCTTATACGTGATCGATTTAAGACCAGCTCATGTGTTCCCAGCGCATTTTTAGGCTGATTAGACGACACTTGGGAGAGATTTTACCTTCATATAACCAAACTCATGGAGAATATTCATAAGAAGGGGATGGGGGTGTGTGCGTGTAAcatatatgtttgtgtgtgtgtggtgatggtggtgaagGTGGTGGGTGGGGTGTGAACTACAGCACCACTGCGGGAGGTCGAGGTCTAGCCTCCGGGCT contains the following coding sequences:
- the urm1 gene encoding ubiquitin-related modifier 1, which encodes MAASIAIHLEFGGGAELLFNGVKKHPVTLPSQSEPWDMKQLLVWIQRNLLKERPELFVQGDSVRPGILVLINDADWELMGELDYQLQDQDNVVFISTLHGG